The region GACCATCGAGGTCGGCCTGCACATTTCTGAGCTGTGACAACGGCACCCCGGTGACGAGGCCGAGATTTCCCGCCAACAGATCGGTGTAGGCGGTGATGCTGTCGGTGTAGACCTTCAGGTCAACTCCGCCGTTCTGCGCCTTGTCGTCTCCCGAATAGCCGTCCCATCTGCGCAGGGACATCCCCGAGGCGCGGGTGTACGACTCGACGGCGTACGGGCCGTTGCCGATCGGCTTCTTCAGCCAGGTGTCGTGGTCGTCGAAGAACGCACGGGGAAGCGGGGCGAAGGTCGCATAGCCGAGGGTCTCGGGGAAAGTCGAGAACTTCTGGTTGAGCCGGACGGTGAAGGTGTGGCCGTCAACGATCACGAGGCCCGACAGCGTATCGGCGGTCTGGCTGCCGGATGCCGGATGGACCTTGTCGTATCCGTCGATGTAGCCGAAGAAATAGGCGTTCCGCTGGTTGTTCTTCAGGCTTGCGCCGTAGTTCCAGGCGTCCACGAAGGATTTCGCGGTGACCTTCTCGCCGTTGCTGAAGGTCCAGCCGTTCTTGATGGTGATCGTGAAGTTCTGCGAGTCGGAGGTCTCGATCTTCTCGGCGAGCATGTTCTCGGCCTTGCCGGTCTTCGCGTCGTACCGCTTCAGGTTGCGGAAGATCATGTCCAGGACCGTGGTACCCAGCGACTCGTTTGTGTTCGCCGGCTCGAGCGGCTTCTGCGGGTCGCCCCAGGAAGCGCTGAGGATTCCGGAGCCGTGGCTGCCGCTGGTGCCGCCGTCGCTCCCGCCTCCGCAGGCTGTCGCCGCGAGAGCGACCGCCACCGCGTTCACGACCCATCGGGCGTACGTGGTTCCCCTCATGGACTTCCTCCTCGGAGTGCTCGGCCCCATGCCCGGTCCCCTGCTCGGCACCCCGCCCGGTCCCACTGCTCTGTCTCAGCCCTGGGTTACGTACGGACCAATATCGCCCCATACGCCATGAATCACACACTCACCCCGCCCATGAC is a window of Streptomyces sp. NBC_00271 DNA encoding:
- a CDS encoding peptide ABC transporter substrate-binding protein, which translates into the protein MRGTTYARWVVNAVAVALAATACGGGSDGGTSGSHGSGILSASWGDPQKPLEPANTNESLGTTVLDMIFRNLKRYDAKTGKAENMLAEKIETSDSQNFTITIKNGWTFSNGEKVTAKSFVDAWNYGASLKNNQRNAYFFGYIDGYDKVHPASGSQTADTLSGLVIVDGHTFTVRLNQKFSTFPETLGYATFAPLPRAFFDDHDTWLKKPIGNGPYAVESYTRASGMSLRRWDGYSGDDKAQNGGVDLKVYTDSITAYTDLLAGNLGLVTGVPLSQLRNVQADLDGRFINIPAGGIETLAFPFYDKAWSKPGTEKVRKGLSMAIDRNQIIDTIFQKSRTPASDWTSPVLGEGGGFKAGLCGEACEYHPEEAKKLVQEGGGLPGGQVKISYNADASIKEWVDAACNSINNALGNDRACVGNPIGTFADFRNQITQYKMTGPFRGGWQMDYPLIQNFLQPLYYTGASSNDGKWSNKEFDNLVGRANTETDRAKAVGIFQQAEEVVRDDMASIPLWYGHGTAGYSQKLSNVALNQFGVPVYEEIKVG